The following coding sequences are from one Lolium rigidum isolate FL_2022 chromosome 6, APGP_CSIRO_Lrig_0.1, whole genome shotgun sequence window:
- the LOC124664269 gene encoding jacalin-related lectin 3-like yields MEKTAAKAFVEVEQKQLPHGGKKTAAAEVIIVDDPEAVSCPKCLHPLKPPVFQCATGHLICSSCHDMLPDKNKCASCFINTGYSRYSLPTSYSRCHGVERILRSVRVACPYAIYGCTSGKMLYHEKEEHEKTCPIKDSSMKRQGRVLKIGPYGGSGGKRRDMDVRGIDRILKVVVWHRDFTVDAMTVVYERHGREEQTEQWGTPAGECSEICLESDEYLTGLKGHLIHYNNVFMIRSLIFVSNRQTFGPYGKEDGVPFELPAAGGRIVGFHGRSKDYLNALGTYVKMVV; encoded by the exons ATGGAGAAAACCGCCGCCAAGGCGTTCGTCGAAGTGGAGCAGAAGCAGCTGCCTCACGGCGGTAAGAAGACGGCCGCCGCAGAGGTGATCATCGTCGATGATCCGGAGGCTGTTAGTTGCCCGAAATGCCTTCACCCCCTCAAACCGCCAGTGTTCCAG TGCGCAACTGGACATCTTATCTGCTCCTCCTGCCACGACATGCTCCCGGACAAGAACAAGTGCGCATCGTGCTTCATCAATACGGGCTACTCCCGCTACTCCCTCCCCACAAGCTACAGCCGCTGCCATGGGGTTGAGCGCATCCTGCGATCCGTGCGTGTTGCCTGCCCCTACGCCATCTACGGGTGCACTTCCGGGAAGATGCTCTACCACGAGAAGGAGGAACACGAGAAAACTTGCCCCATCAAAGATAGCTCAATGAAGCGGCAGGGACGTGTTCTGAAGATCGGTCCATACGGTGGTAGCGGCGGCAAGCGGAGAGATATGGACGTGCGCGGCATCGACCGTATCCTTAAGGTGGTTGTGTGGCACCGTGACTTCACGGTTGACGCCATGACCGTGGTCTATGAACGGCATGGCCGGGAGGAGCAAACAGAACAATGGGGCACACCTGCAGGGGAGTGCTCAGAG ATCTGTCTGGAGTCGGATGAGTACCTCACTGGCTTGAAAGGGCACCTGATCCACTACAACAACGTCTTCATGATCAGATCGCTCATCTTCGTCAGCAACCGGCAAACCTTCGGCCCGTATGGGAAGGAGGACGGTGTGCCGTTCGAGCTCCCCGCGGCAGGAGGTAGAATCGTTGGCTTCCATGGACGCTCTAAGGATTACCTCAACGCTCTTGGCACATACGTTAAGATGGTAGTCTAA